Proteins from a genomic interval of Calditerrivibrio sp.:
- the ccsA gene encoding cytochrome c biogenesis protein CcsA codes for MGNVGFLLQFFSFIAGISAIVFYFLNIKEQKVQYEKYAKYSFVACAVLLTLSSLVLVLALAQSDFSIEYVAQYTDRSLPLIYKISAFWAGQAGSLMFWGWLVALAGIFEIVRLKSRSEIYRSSVLLVVAVTTTFFLILTNFVTNPFKMLDFVVPDGNGMNPLLQNPGMLYHPPTLYLGFVGLTIPFAHGFASLVSNNVGSGWVKDVRGWTIISWVFLTIGIVLGGQWAYVELGWGGYWAWDPVENASLLPWITATGYIHSSIMYERRNKLKLWTYVLAWISFELCIFGTFLTRSGVIDSVHSFGKSSLGGFFVFFIVFTTAVFAYYLWKSKNSIDESSEINLISKEGLFYFSNWVFFGLMFVIFFGTTLPIFTQLFASKYTVGIPYYNMVSTPFFMMILILSGIAPLMPYSESNLKEVAKIIAPSFILALICAIVIYLMGYRKVVPILLLLFTFFSFWTIVIQIFKNIRLNGIKAIFKHRRFYGAMGTHLGLVIIAFAVIMSSFYRYEVEKVVKPGEVIQFGPYTLHVGDFKIEERQNYVSVMTPTRVYQSDKYLVTMLPERRFYNNNQEAFAEVGIYTKASGDLYIILASYSMNDQVIGLQVVWEPFVVWIWIGCAIMVLSALHGVYGRKSEQ; via the coding sequence ATGGGTAATGTAGGTTTTTTGTTACAGTTTTTTAGTTTTATAGCAGGTATATCTGCAATAGTATTCTATTTTTTAAATATAAAAGAACAAAAAGTACAATATGAGAAGTATGCAAAGTACTCTTTTGTTGCTTGTGCTGTACTTCTTACCCTGTCTTCCTTGGTTCTGGTATTAGCGCTTGCCCAAAGCGATTTCAGTATTGAGTACGTAGCCCAGTATACCGATCGAAGCCTACCCCTTATATATAAAATCAGTGCTTTTTGGGCAGGTCAGGCGGGTTCTCTCATGTTTTGGGGATGGCTTGTTGCTTTGGCTGGTATTTTTGAGATAGTACGGTTGAAGAGTCGTTCTGAAATTTATAGATCATCCGTCTTACTGGTAGTAGCTGTAACCACAACATTCTTCCTAATACTTACCAACTTTGTCACAAATCCTTTTAAGATGTTAGACTTTGTTGTCCCTGATGGTAATGGTATGAACCCGTTGCTCCAAAACCCCGGTATGCTTTACCACCCTCCTACCCTCTATTTGGGCTTTGTGGGTCTTACCATCCCTTTTGCCCATGGTTTTGCTTCCCTTGTTTCTAACAATGTTGGATCAGGTTGGGTAAAGGATGTTAGAGGCTGGACAATTATAAGCTGGGTGTTTCTTACTATTGGTATAGTGTTAGGGGGACAGTGGGCGTATGTGGAGTTGGGATGGGGTGGTTATTGGGCATGGGATCCAGTGGAAAACGCTTCCTTGTTGCCCTGGATCACAGCTACAGGTTACATCCACTCCTCTATCATGTATGAGAGGAGAAATAAGCTGAAGCTGTGGACATATGTACTTGCCTGGATAAGTTTTGAGCTATGTATCTTTGGTACGTTTCTTACAAGAAGTGGTGTGATCGATTCGGTTCATAGCTTTGGTAAATCATCGCTGGGTGGTTTTTTCGTATTCTTTATAGTTTTTACTACTGCTGTTTTTGCTTACTATCTATGGAAAAGCAAGAATTCTATAGATGAGTCCTCTGAAATAAACCTCATATCCAAAGAGGGACTTTTCTATTTTTCAAACTGGGTATTTTTTGGGCTTATGTTTGTTATTTTCTTTGGGACAACGTTACCGATATTTACGCAGCTTTTTGCATCCAAATACACTGTTGGGATACCTTATTATAATATGGTCTCTACACCTTTTTTTATGATGATCCTTATATTAAGTGGCATTGCACCTTTGATGCCCTATTCGGAATCTAATCTAAAAGAGGTTGCGAAAATTATTGCTCCTTCTTTCATATTGGCATTGATATGTGCTATCGTTATTTACTTGATGGGATATAGAAAGGTTGTGCCAATTTTGTTGCTGTTGTTTACATTCTTCTCCTTCTGGACGATTGTTATTCAAATATTTAAGAACATTAGATTAAATGGTATAAAAGCGATTTTCAAACACAGACGCTTTTACGGAGCAATGGGGACACATCTTGGGCTTGTAATCATTGCTTTTGCTGTTATTATGTCCTCTTTTTATAGATATGAGGTGGAAAAGGTGGTAAAACCTGGTGAGGTTATTCAGTTTGGCCCATATACGCTTCATGTTGGGGATTTTAAGATTGAAGAAAGACAGAACTATGTGTCCGTCATGACACCCACAAGAGTATATCAAAGTGATAAATATCTGGTTACGATGTTGCCCGAGAGGAGATTCTATAATAATAATCAAGAGGCTTTTGCGGAGGTGGGTATTTATACAAAGGCCTCTGGAGATCTGTACATTATCCTTGCCTCTTACTCTATGAATGATCAGGTGATAGGGCTGCAGGTTGTTTGGGAGCCATTTGTGGTCTGGATATGGATTGGATGTGCCATTATGGTTCTTTCGGCCCTACATGGTGTGTACGGAAGAAAGAGTGAACAATAA
- a CDS encoding cytochrome c maturation protein CcmE: protein MKKKKMVVVVGLLIFVAIVFIMISGFQQNTIYYIEVHELQKDPDRFTKKGIRISGDVLNGTVKKDEINKHLEFVMTDKTGAKMNVVYNGIIPDAFKEDVQVIVEGKYDKSTNTFTAKTLLAKCPSKYEAEVDQKSKK, encoded by the coding sequence ATGAAAAAGAAGAAGATGGTTGTAGTTGTGGGTTTATTGATTTTCGTTGCTATAGTTTTTATTATGATTTCAGGATTTCAGCAAAATACGATCTATTATATCGAGGTTCATGAGCTACAAAAAGATCCTGATAGATTTACCAAGAAAGGTATTCGAATCAGCGGGGATGTATTAAATGGTACGGTTAAAAAAGATGAGATAAATAAACACCTTGAGTTTGTGATGACAGACAAAACTGGTGCAAAGATGAACGTGGTATACAACGGTATTATCCCTGATGCCTTTAAAGAGGATGTCCAGGTTATTGTAGAGGGCAAGTATGATAAGAGTACAAATACATTTACTGCTAAAACACTACTTGCAAAATGTCCGTCAAAGTACGAAGCAGAAGTGGATCAAAAGAGTAAAAAATAG
- a CDS encoding 7-cyano-7-deazaguanine synthase — protein sequence MKGYFSSFKRAIVALSGGADSSYVLYLAAKYLGQENVLAFTMTNKHVFSYEVERSKKIADLLAVKWVGADVEMDERFFRNDEDRCYYCKRSLLKFLRSYKEENCFDVIFDGSNVDDLNEVRPGRKALEEFGVRSPLLENGLGKKDVIVGIKETPLKDMPFYTESCLATRFVGVPFDDTIMILIELMEDYLRDRIPGLRIRWDGKKIYKEIKKIS from the coding sequence TTGAAAGGGTATTTTAGTAGTTTTAAAAGAGCTATCGTTGCTTTAAGTGGTGGTGCCGACAGTAGTTATGTACTCTACCTTGCTGCAAAATATCTCGGGCAAGAGAATGTATTGGCCTTTACGATGACAAATAAGCATGTGTTTAGTTATGAAGTTGAAAGATCAAAAAAAATAGCTGATTTGTTAGCGGTTAAATGGGTGGGAGCAGATGTGGAGATGGATGAGAGATTTTTTAGAAATGATGAGGATAGATGCTATTATTGTAAGAGGAGTCTTCTCAAATTTTTGAGATCGTATAAAGAGGAGAATTGCTTTGATGTGATATTTGATGGTTCTAATGTGGATGATCTTAATGAGGTTAGACCAGGTAGAAAGGCGCTGGAGGAGTTTGGCGTAAGGTCACCTTTATTAGAAAATGGTCTTGGTAAAAAGGATGTAATAGTAGGTATTAAAGAAACCCCCCTTAAGGATATGCCTTTTTATACTGAATCATGTTTGGCTACGAGGTTTGTAGGGGTACCATTCGATGATACTATAATGATTCTTATAGAACTTATGGAGGATTATTTGCGGGATCGAATACCTGGACTTAGAATAAGGTGGGACGGGAAAAAGATCTATAAAGAGATAAAGAAAATATCTTGA
- the mnmA gene encoding tRNA 2-thiouridine(34) synthase MnmA, producing MEVDLKRVVLAMSGGVDSSLSVYLLKSQGFEVIGVTFKMFQGQEKYLLDAEKVAGSFGIKWECLDKSLEFNETVVSYFINSYRKGFTPNPCAYCNRNAKFYFLFNELQKHDADFIATGHYARVADVAGQKFIQKGKDTKKDQSYYLALIRPELTDRLIFPLGNYTKEQVRLLAKEIGLSVAEKKDSQEVCFLEGGDYRAYLRRMIDKAKIKVGDFVYNGQVIGKHEGIEFYTVGQRRGLGIGYHLPLYVKKIDPESNTIYLTDNNRDGGRAVGLKDCNWFGEPKKLFYASARLRYKMKDAKALVEILPDNKAHLLFDTIQPFPAPGQMAAVYKDDILLGGGFIERVF from the coding sequence CTGGAGGTGGACTTGAAAAGGGTTGTTTTGGCTATGAGTGGTGGGGTGGATTCTTCTCTTAGTGTTTATCTGTTGAAAAGTCAGGGTTTTGAAGTTATTGGGGTTACCTTTAAGATGTTTCAGGGGCAGGAAAAATACCTTTTAGATGCAGAAAAGGTGGCCGGTTCCTTTGGGATAAAGTGGGAGTGTTTGGATAAATCCCTTGAGTTTAATGAAACTGTAGTATCCTATTTTATAAATAGCTATAGGAAAGGTTTTACTCCAAATCCATGCGCTTATTGTAATAGAAATGCAAAGTTTTATTTTCTTTTCAATGAGCTTCAAAAACATGATGCCGATTTTATAGCCACTGGGCATTATGCAAGAGTGGCTGATGTCGCTGGTCAAAAATTCATACAGAAAGGTAAGGATACCAAGAAGGATCAATCCTATTATTTAGCCTTGATCAGGCCAGAACTGACAGATAGACTTATATTCCCACTCGGTAACTACACAAAGGAGCAGGTGAGGCTTTTAGCAAAAGAGATAGGTCTTTCTGTGGCGGAGAAAAAGGATAGTCAGGAGGTTTGTTTCCTTGAAGGTGGTGATTACCGGGCATATTTAAGGCGTATGATAGATAAAGCAAAGATAAAAGTAGGTGATTTCGTTTATAATGGTCAAGTTATTGGTAAACACGAGGGGATAGAGTTTTATACTGTAGGTCAGAGAAGGGGTTTAGGTATAGGGTATCATCTGCCCCTTTATGTGAAAAAGATCGATCCCGAATCCAATACAATATATCTAACAGATAACAACAGAGATGGTGGACGAGCTGTTGGGCTGAAGGATTGTAATTGGTTTGGAGAGCCCAAAAAGCTTTTTTATGCGAGTGCTAGACTTAGGTATAAAATGAAGGATGCTAAAGCACTTGTTGAGATTTTGCCGGATAATAAGGCTCATCTCCTTTTTGATACAATCCAACCATTTCCTGCGCCAGGCCAAATGGCAGCTGTATATAAAGATGATATCCTATTAGGTGGAGGTTTCATTGAAAGGGTATTTTAG
- a CDS encoding RsmB/NOP family class I SAM-dependent RNA methyltransferase, with amino-acid sequence MTTYHTIIKELLTNIKSIPARVIFENYIRSNNLHSSARKTISDLFFDAVRYYGAFQSKDISYLNKLKNELTDKDLKPTDFEDLFGLDKYVAEEVMRSLPNLNTYKFFLSRAPLTIRVNPQKTTREQLMVKLMRYKPLPTKLSPFGIILEERTNVRQLNEFKKGMFELQDEGSQLIYNLMTPKPGEKVLDLCAGTGGKSLMLQSCTYNTLYLDAYDISSKRLAVLKKRADIAGVKVNPIKAPKERSYDKVLIDAPCSGSGVLRRDVDNLLRLNGDILSQLINIQRNLLEQSITLVKNNGLIFYVTCSFLKCENEENIEYIINKHKEKISLIPAEDILEPHITKSLDLSFYLKTFPNSIGMDGFFGAVLRVKK; translated from the coding sequence ATGACCACATATCATACTATCATAAAAGAGCTCCTTACAAACATAAAGTCAATACCAGCAAGGGTTATCTTTGAAAACTATATAAGATCAAATAACTTACATTCCTCCGCAAGAAAAACAATTTCAGATCTTTTTTTCGATGCTGTAAGATATTACGGTGCTTTCCAATCAAAGGATATCTCTTATTTAAATAAGTTAAAAAATGAACTAACGGATAAAGATCTCAAACCAACAGACTTCGAAGATCTTTTCGGATTAGATAAGTATGTTGCAGAAGAGGTAATGAGATCTCTACCAAATCTCAATACATACAAATTCTTTCTATCCAGAGCACCTCTAACCATAAGAGTCAACCCCCAAAAAACCACAAGGGAACAACTCATGGTGAAATTAATGAGGTACAAACCTCTACCCACAAAACTCTCTCCTTTTGGAATTATCTTAGAGGAGAGAACAAATGTAAGGCAACTAAATGAGTTTAAAAAGGGTATGTTTGAATTACAGGATGAAGGTAGCCAACTCATTTACAACCTTATGACACCAAAACCTGGTGAAAAGGTACTGGATCTCTGTGCAGGTACAGGTGGTAAGTCTCTGATGCTTCAATCTTGCACCTACAACACTTTATATTTGGATGCCTACGACATATCCTCAAAAAGATTAGCTGTACTAAAGAAAAGAGCCGACATTGCTGGTGTCAAGGTTAATCCTATAAAAGCACCGAAAGAAAGAAGTTACGACAAGGTACTTATAGATGCCCCCTGTTCCGGTAGCGGTGTCTTAAGAAGGGATGTGGATAACTTATTAAGGCTCAATGGAGACATCCTATCTCAGCTAATCAATATCCAAAGAAACCTTCTGGAACAGTCAATCACCCTCGTAAAAAACAATGGATTGATATTCTACGTAACATGTAGCTTTCTAAAATGTGAAAACGAAGAAAATATAGAATATATAATTAATAAGCATAAAGAAAAAATATCATTGATCCCAGCGGAAGATATTTTAGAACCACATATCACAAAATCTTTGGATCTAAGCTTCTATCTCAAAACATTCCCAAACAGCATAGGGATGGACGGTTTTTTCGGTGCAGTGTTGAGGGTAAAAAAATAG
- a CDS encoding glycogen-binding domain-containing protein codes for MKEVLISQFIDDELSLVEKREFVVSVRGDDAFYRDTLEMIDSEMLVRSKLEQIKTPEVKVPSPKRYHNWLMAAVLLLGLLFLVSTLLNTVNKDTVEVQMEKEYRFVLYDEHAKRIEIFGTFTNWDPVPMKRVGGSNYWEITLRLPKGEHRYSFIADGRIIADPTASFIEKDDFGNVNSVLEV; via the coding sequence ATGAAGGAGGTACTTATTAGTCAGTTTATAGATGATGAGCTTTCCCTCGTGGAAAAGAGGGAGTTTGTCGTAAGTGTTAGAGGAGATGATGCTTTCTATCGGGATACACTGGAGATGATCGATAGTGAGATGCTCGTTAGATCTAAACTTGAGCAGATAAAAACTCCAGAGGTAAAGGTACCCTCTCCAAAACGGTATCACAATTGGTTAATGGCTGCTGTGCTTTTATTGGGCTTGTTGTTTTTGGTTAGTACTCTATTAAACACTGTAAACAAGGATACCGTAGAGGTGCAAATGGAAAAGGAGTACAGGTTTGTACTATATGATGAGCATGCCAAACGTATCGAGATCTTTGGCACGTTCACCAATTGGGACCCTGTACCCATGAAAAGGGTAGGAGGTTCAAATTATTGGGAGATTACGCTAAGATTGCCAAAAGGGGAGCATAGGTATTCATTTATTGCAGACGGTAGGATTATTGCTGATCCCACAGCTTCTTTTATCGAAAAAGACGATTTTGGTAATGTAAACTCTGTTTTGGAGGTGTAG
- a CDS encoding RNA polymerase sigma factor, whose protein sequence is MDNFIQFYEKTKKGFYQYLLSLTHDSDLADDIFQEAYLKIFKHYSNSFSVPLLYRIGKNIFIDEYNRTKNNVDHSEVVIEFNPDNDLSLEIDKVLSFIDEEDRQLFLMSVVDGMKYDEISYVTGLSISSIKVRVFRARKKIQEIIKGR, encoded by the coding sequence ATGGATAATTTCATTCAGTTTTACGAAAAAACCAAAAAGGGCTTTTATCAATACCTACTTTCATTGACCCACGACAGTGACCTTGCGGATGATATCTTTCAGGAAGCATATTTGAAGATCTTTAAGCATTATAGCAACAGTTTTTCGGTACCACTTCTTTATAGAATAGGTAAGAACATATTCATAGATGAGTACAACAGAACAAAGAACAATGTAGATCATTCTGAAGTTGTCATAGAATTTAACCCTGATAACGATTTAAGTTTGGAGATAGATAAAGTATTAAGCTTTATAGATGAAGAGGACAGACAGCTTTTCCTTATGAGTGTTGTTGATGGTATGAAGTATGATGAGATAAGTTATGTTACAGGGCTATCCATATCCAGTATAAAGGTGAGGGTATTTAGAGCAAGAAAAAAGATACAGGAGATCATAAAAGGGAGGTAA
- the rlmB gene encoding 23S rRNA (guanosine(2251)-2'-O)-methyltransferase RlmB, whose translation MIFYGKNPFYEALNAKKIKKAYIRKDDKVKQLLQGNGIPFEELDHQKHRDRFGKDAQGYAFEFDIELVDIEHIASRGLPICILDHIQDPHNFGAIIRAGHCFGINSFMFAKDNQSPITPVVVKSSAGAVVHCSFCEVVNIGRAIEYLKEHGYWIYAADISGDITLEEIVPNIPFGIIIGNEGDGVRKNILKKSDIIFKIPMRAKIDSLNASQSAAVAFYHFFIKSS comes from the coding sequence ATGATATTTTATGGGAAAAACCCATTTTATGAAGCATTAAACGCAAAAAAGATCAAAAAAGCTTACATCAGAAAGGATGATAAGGTCAAGCAGCTTTTACAGGGAAATGGGATACCTTTTGAAGAGCTCGATCACCAAAAACATAGGGATCGTTTTGGAAAAGATGCACAAGGTTATGCTTTTGAATTTGATATAGAGCTGGTGGATATAGAGCATATTGCATCAAGGGGGCTGCCTATTTGTATCCTTGATCATATTCAGGATCCCCATAATTTTGGAGCTATCATCAGAGCTGGTCACTGTTTTGGTATCAACAGTTTTATGTTTGCTAAGGATAACCAGTCACCTATTACCCCTGTTGTGGTGAAGAGTAGTGCTGGGGCTGTGGTGCATTGCTCTTTTTGTGAAGTGGTAAATATCGGTAGGGCAATCGAGTACCTCAAAGAGCATGGTTATTGGATATATGCAGCGGATATTTCTGGGGATATAACCCTTGAGGAGATCGTACCTAATATACCATTTGGTATCATTATAGGTAATGAGGGGGATGGGGTAAGAAAGAATATTTTAAAAAAATCGGATATTATTTTTAAAATCCCAATGAGGGCAAAGATAGATTCCCTTAATGCCTCCCAATCAGCTGCCGTAGCTTTTTATCACTTTTTTATCAAATCTTCTTAG